From a single Bremerella alba genomic region:
- a CDS encoding 3-keto-disaccharide hydrolase produces the protein MKHLLPRVEFLSLALAAVLFVVSAHAAEPKPPEGFRALFNGKDLTGWYGLNPHQSAKLTGEKKEENHKKQRAEFAEHWTVENGELVNDGHGPYATTEEDLGDIEFLIDYKTVPKADSGIYLRGTPQVQIWDINTPFNPKQPDIKRHLGSGSLWNNAVDAPGRDPLVLADRPFGEWNEVRVRQIGDVTWVWLNDKLVVDGAVMENYWDRSKPLPAEGPIMLQTHGGEIRWRNIFVREISPEEGKKILAEAKK, from the coding sequence ATGAAACATCTCTTGCCTCGTGTTGAATTCTTAAGCCTGGCCTTGGCTGCCGTTTTGTTTGTCGTCTCGGCCCATGCGGCAGAACCTAAGCCGCCTGAAGGTTTTCGAGCGTTGTTCAATGGAAAAGACCTGACCGGCTGGTACGGCTTGAACCCTCACCAATCGGCGAAGCTGACCGGCGAGAAAAAAGAAGAGAACCACAAAAAACAGCGTGCTGAATTTGCCGAGCACTGGACGGTCGAAAACGGCGAGCTCGTCAACGACGGCCACGGCCCCTACGCCACGACCGAAGAAGATCTGGGCGACATCGAATTTCTGATCGACTACAAAACGGTCCCCAAGGCCGATAGCGGGATCTATCTGCGCGGCACGCCTCAAGTTCAGATCTGGGACATCAACACGCCTTTCAATCCTAAGCAGCCTGATATCAAACGCCATCTTGGCTCGGGTAGCTTGTGGAACAACGCCGTCGATGCCCCGGGACGCGATCCTTTGGTGCTGGCAGATCGCCCCTTTGGTGAGTGGAATGAAGTACGAGTTCGCCAGATCGGCGACGTGACCTGGGTTTGGTTGAACGACAAGTTGGTCGTCGACGGCGCAGTGATGGAAAACTACTGGGACCGTAGCAAGCCACTACCAGCGGAAGGTCCAATCATGCTGCAAACGCATGGTGGCGAGATTCGTTGGCGAAACATTTTCGTCCGCGAGATTAGCCCCGAAGAAGGCAAAAAGATCCTCGCCGAAGCGAAGAAGTAA
- a CDS encoding FAD-dependent oxidoreductase produces the protein MISDSYDIVTIGGGMGGATLAKVMAQHGARVLVLEKDRTFKDRVRGDAMAPWGSPEAKSLGIFQLLLDTCAQEVPWVEGYLGKMKLERRHLPTTTRCQSSELAFHHPRMQEVLLQAASDAGATVLRGAVARDIQPDSQPVVTFMLDGAAHTVKARIVVGADGRMSATRRLGGFEVLNDPAERILSGVLMDNMNVPQDTSVSIFDTRQSQLVALFPQGGQRVRVYFSYLNTTRPRLQGPKDVPELVAQAIASGAESEWFEGSEAIAPLASFPSDDVWIAHPYKNNIALIGDAAANNDPMYGQGMAITLRDVRELTDRLKSTDDWDAAGHGYAEAHDHYFNIIHTYSHWFERLFYFSGKANDALRFRVLPLLAKDHSRMPDYLLSGPDGPVTEEIRQRMFGEDVFPATASSTQQIS, from the coding sequence ATGATTTCCGACAGCTACGACATTGTCACCATCGGAGGCGGCATGGGTGGCGCTACGTTGGCCAAAGTAATGGCCCAACATGGTGCCCGTGTTCTCGTTCTTGAGAAAGATCGCACTTTCAAAGATCGCGTCCGTGGCGATGCGATGGCCCCCTGGGGAAGTCCCGAAGCGAAATCGCTCGGAATTTTTCAGTTGCTGCTCGATACGTGTGCCCAAGAGGTCCCTTGGGTCGAAGGCTATCTCGGCAAGATGAAGCTGGAACGCCGCCATCTTCCGACGACCACTCGGTGTCAATCGTCGGAGCTGGCTTTTCATCACCCAAGGATGCAGGAAGTTCTGCTACAAGCTGCCAGCGATGCCGGGGCCACCGTGCTTCGTGGAGCAGTTGCGCGAGACATTCAACCTGACTCTCAGCCAGTGGTCACGTTCATGCTGGACGGTGCTGCGCATACGGTGAAAGCTCGGATCGTCGTCGGTGCAGACGGCCGCATGTCTGCCACACGTCGTTTAGGAGGATTTGAAGTCCTCAATGATCCAGCCGAACGTATCCTTTCTGGTGTGCTAATGGACAATATGAATGTCCCGCAAGACACCAGCGTGTCGATCTTCGATACGCGGCAGAGCCAACTTGTGGCCCTCTTTCCCCAAGGCGGGCAACGTGTTCGAGTCTATTTCAGTTATTTGAACACGACGCGTCCTCGACTCCAGGGTCCCAAGGACGTCCCTGAATTAGTCGCACAAGCGATTGCCTCGGGTGCTGAATCCGAGTGGTTTGAAGGCTCCGAAGCGATCGCACCTCTGGCCAGCTTCCCTTCCGATGATGTCTGGATTGCACATCCATACAAAAACAATATCGCGCTGATCGGAGATGCCGCTGCCAATAACGACCCGATGTATGGCCAAGGCATGGCGATCACTTTACGTGACGTACGCGAACTCACCGACCGCTTGAAATCGACCGACGACTGGGACGCCGCTGGCCACGGCTATGCGGAAGCTCACGATCATTATTTCAATATCATTCATACCTATAGCCATTGGTTCGAACGCTTGTTCTATTTCAGTGGTAAAGCTAACGATGCACTAAGGTTTCGCGTGCTACCGTTGTTAGCCAAAGATCATTCACGGATGCCTGATTATCTTTTAAGTGGCCCGGATGGCCCCGTTACCGAAGAAATCCGGCAGCGGATGTTCGGGGAAGATGTTTTCCCAGCAACTGCTAGTTCCACGCAGCAGATCTCGTAA
- the dapB gene encoding 4-hydroxy-tetrahydrodipicolinate reductase, with the protein MATRIAINGAAGRMGQRLVALGSEDNDLDVVACFEHAGHTKFGQDAGSVAGIGELGIRLAEETSAQYDAIIDFSVPAGAHAAVERAVHAKAALVMATTGLEEEHQAKIREAANVIPVVWAPSMSTTVNLTMKLCEIAAEALKDIPGGADVEVLERHHRFKEDSPSGTALRFGELIAYKMGITNHVHGREGRPGARPHNEIAYHAIRTGDNPGEHTIIFGLLGETIEMTVRASNRDCYASGALQAAKFAAGKKPGLYNMNDVLGL; encoded by the coding sequence ATGGCCACACGAATCGCCATCAACGGAGCCGCAGGCCGCATGGGGCAGCGACTGGTTGCCTTGGGCAGCGAAGACAACGACCTCGATGTCGTGGCTTGTTTCGAGCATGCCGGGCACACCAAGTTCGGCCAAGATGCCGGTAGCGTCGCTGGCATCGGCGAGCTTGGCATTCGACTGGCTGAGGAAACTTCCGCTCAGTACGACGCCATCATCGACTTCTCCGTGCCAGCCGGAGCGCATGCGGCCGTCGAGCGGGCCGTCCATGCCAAGGCCGCTCTCGTCATGGCAACCACCGGCCTGGAAGAAGAACATCAGGCCAAGATCCGCGAAGCGGCCAATGTAATCCCAGTCGTCTGGGCACCTAGCATGAGCACCACGGTCAACCTGACTATGAAGCTCTGCGAGATCGCCGCGGAAGCATTGAAGGACATCCCAGGCGGGGCCGACGTCGAGGTCCTCGAACGTCACCATCGCTTCAAAGAAGACAGCCCCAGTGGAACGGCCCTGCGTTTTGGGGAACTGATCGCCTACAAGATGGGCATCACCAACCACGTGCATGGCCGCGAAGGCCGCCCCGGTGCCCGCCCTCACAACGAAATCGCCTACCACGCCATCCGCACCGGCGATAATCCCGGCGAACACACGATCATCTTCGGCCTGCTCGGCGAAACGATCGAAATGACCGTGCGAGCCAGCAACCGCGACTGCTACGCCAGCGGAGCACTGCAAGCGGCCAAGTTCGCTGCGGGTAAGAAGCCTGGGTTGTACAATATGAATGATGTGTTGGGGCTGTAA
- a CDS encoding sulfatase family protein — protein sequence MKSACFAFSLLLLFAADVIALGTPDRLPNVLLIVTDDMGYGDMSSQGAKGFSTPNLDKLAGQGTRFTSFYVAQPVCTASRAAFLSGCYPNRLSLQGALNHTSKNGIHPDEYLLPEMFRDLGYATAGMGKWHLGTVMEFWPTRNGFDEWFGTPYSNDNTKYHPVLADEMPPYPLYEGETVVELDPDQSQFTKRITEKAVSFIERNQERPFFLYLPQIMPHVPVFASQQFRGKTEHGLYGDVIEELDWSVGELMRTLDRLKLADNTIVIFFSDNGPWPSYGEHAGDAGPFREGKLTTFEGGVRVPCIMRWPGHIPAGRVCDEPVMSIDLVPTLTKLVGGQMPTKRIDGLDIADVLLTQDGKTPHDALFFFGGTGLQAVRSGKWKLHFPHPYITVAGEPGKGGKPSNWGKNPAQSITQSGIEGIASRHGGRVEHIELSLLI from the coding sequence ATGAAATCTGCCTGTTTTGCTTTCTCGTTGCTATTGCTCTTCGCTGCGGATGTTATCGCCCTGGGCACCCCAGACAGGTTGCCCAACGTCCTTTTGATCGTGACCGACGACATGGGCTACGGCGATATGAGCAGTCAGGGGGCGAAAGGGTTTAGTACGCCAAACCTCGATAAGCTGGCGGGGCAGGGGACTCGCTTTACTAGCTTCTATGTGGCTCAACCGGTTTGCACGGCCAGTCGTGCGGCGTTTTTGAGTGGGTGTTATCCGAATCGCTTGAGCTTGCAAGGGGCGCTCAATCACACCAGCAAGAATGGGATTCACCCTGACGAATATCTATTGCCTGAGATGTTCCGAGACTTGGGCTATGCCACCGCCGGCATGGGCAAGTGGCATCTGGGTACGGTGATGGAGTTCTGGCCGACGCGCAACGGTTTCGACGAGTGGTTCGGCACGCCTTATTCCAACGACAACACCAAGTACCACCCAGTATTGGCCGACGAGATGCCCCCATATCCGTTGTACGAAGGAGAGACGGTCGTCGAGTTGGACCCGGATCAGAGTCAGTTCACCAAACGTATCACGGAAAAGGCCGTCTCTTTCATCGAACGGAACCAGGAGCGTCCCTTCTTTTTGTACCTTCCACAAATCATGCCGCACGTGCCGGTCTTTGCCTCCCAGCAGTTTCGCGGGAAAACCGAACATGGCTTGTATGGCGACGTGATCGAAGAGCTTGATTGGTCGGTCGGCGAGCTGATGCGCACCCTCGATCGGTTGAAACTAGCCGACAATACGATCGTCATCTTCTTCAGCGACAACGGGCCTTGGCCCAGCTATGGCGAGCACGCCGGAGACGCTGGCCCGTTCCGCGAAGGAAAGCTGACGACCTTTGAAGGGGGGGTGCGTGTGCCATGCATCATGCGTTGGCCAGGGCACATTCCGGCGGGTCGCGTGTGCGACGAGCCGGTCATGTCGATTGACTTGGTTCCCACGCTGACGAAGCTCGTCGGCGGCCAGATGCCTACCAAGAGGATCGATGGACTCGATATTGCCGACGTGCTGCTAACGCAAGACGGTAAAACACCTCACGACGCCTTGTTCTTCTTCGGGGGCACCGGGCTTCAGGCCGTTCGCAGCGGGAAGTGGAAGCTGCACTTTCCACACCCCTATATCACTGTGGCCGGCGAGCCAGGTAAAGGTGGTAAGCCGTCGAACTGGGGAAAGAACCCAGCCCAGTCGATTACCCAAAGCGGCATCGAAGGGATCGCCAGCCGCCACGGGGGACGTGTCGAACATATCGAGCTGAGCCTTTTGATCTGA